A portion of the Pseudarthrobacter defluvii genome contains these proteins:
- a CDS encoding zinc-dependent metalloprotease — protein MESTARESASTLSSAAQSNGAQSNGVHPDQAQALINWDLAASTAARLAPAGPVLDEKAIGEAVDSLRRLADASVPHVHEITGLEAARDLRDSSVLVVDRASWAKANTQSFAVMLKPAMQKMLDSRRGSLSPSAASVSGAITGSQLGAVLAFLSSKVLGQYDPFAALAENSTAPAGGRLLLVAPNIVSVERELNVTPEDFRLWVCLHEQTHRVQFAAAPWLRHHMLEQIDNLSGHLLGNVDSLMERASAAARSLKDRSATGDAPRRGAILDLLQDPEEKAAISHLTAVMSLLEGHANVVMDAVDASIVPSVKTIRQRFNDRGKDRGVVEKFIRSLLGLDAKMRQYSDGARFVRAVVDVAGMDGFNKVWESADHLPTEPEIHDAKLWLERMGL, from the coding sequence ATGGAGTCCACTGCGCGCGAGTCCGCATCGACGTTGTCCTCAGCAGCCCAGTCCAACGGGGCCCAATCCAATGGGGTCCACCCCGACCAGGCGCAGGCCCTGATCAACTGGGACCTCGCTGCTTCCACCGCGGCACGGCTGGCTCCGGCCGGCCCCGTGCTTGACGAAAAGGCCATCGGCGAGGCGGTGGACAGCCTGCGCCGTCTTGCGGACGCCTCTGTGCCGCACGTCCATGAAATCACCGGGCTGGAAGCGGCACGCGACCTCCGCGACTCGTCGGTGCTGGTAGTGGACCGGGCATCGTGGGCCAAGGCCAACACCCAGAGCTTCGCAGTGATGCTCAAGCCTGCCATGCAGAAGATGCTGGACAGCCGGCGCGGGTCCCTGAGCCCCTCTGCGGCCAGCGTCAGTGGTGCCATCACCGGCAGCCAGCTGGGCGCCGTCCTGGCCTTCCTGTCCAGCAAGGTCCTGGGCCAGTACGACCCCTTCGCGGCACTGGCCGAGAACTCCACGGCTCCCGCCGGCGGCCGGCTCCTGCTGGTGGCGCCGAATATCGTCTCGGTGGAACGCGAGCTCAACGTCACGCCGGAGGATTTCCGGCTCTGGGTATGCCTGCACGAGCAAACCCACCGCGTCCAGTTTGCGGCCGCCCCCTGGCTGCGCCACCACATGCTGGAGCAAATCGACAACCTCAGCGGCCACCTCCTGGGCAACGTCGACTCCCTGATGGAGCGCGCGTCCGCTGCCGCCCGTTCCCTGAAGGACCGCTCAGCCACCGGGGACGCGCCGCGCCGCGGCGCCATCCTGGACCTGCTGCAGGACCCGGAGGAAAAGGCCGCCATTTCGCACCTCACCGCCGTGATGAGCCTGCTCGAAGGCCACGCGAACGTGGTGATGGATGCCGTGGACGCCAGCATCGTTCCCTCCGTTAAAACCATCCGGCAGCGCTTCAACGACCGCGGCAAGGACCGCGGCGTGGTGGAGAAGTTCATCCGCAGCCTCCTGGGCCTGGACGCCAAGATGCGCCAGTACTCCGACGGCGCGCGGTTTGTCCGCGCCGTGGTGGATGTGGCAGGCATGGACGGGTTCAACAAGGTCTGGGAGTCGGCAGACCACCTGCCCACCGAGCCAGAGATCCACGACGCCAAGCTGTGGCTTGAGCGGATGGGCCTCTGA
- the tilS gene encoding tRNA lysidine(34) synthetase TilS: protein MLQNALADAGYPRHVMVACSGGPDSLALAAVASYFARRGHVDGHPVTVGAAVVDHQLQDGSAAIAARTAKTLQELGLSPVEVRTVTVAGAGMGPEAAAREARHAALEAAATEQGAEAVLLGHTLDDQAEQVLLGLARGSGTRSLAGMRPTRGKLLRPFLGLRRADTEEICAVEELDPWHDPTNADPAFARSRTRVEVLPHLEEKLGPGVAESLARTAAILQLDADYLEDVAESTFASLVERDDGGLSLPEEALRALAPAIRFRVIAKAAADVGGQQPSYQRLLAAEALLRRQGSAGPVELPGGVSAYRLSLAQLEESKGNPGPAAIGGGSSVPRERARCGKLVFRPQKPPAK, encoded by the coding sequence ATGCTGCAGAACGCCCTGGCGGACGCAGGTTACCCCCGCCACGTCATGGTGGCCTGCAGCGGCGGGCCGGACTCCCTGGCGCTCGCCGCCGTCGCATCCTACTTCGCCCGCCGCGGCCACGTGGACGGGCACCCTGTGACCGTGGGCGCCGCGGTGGTGGACCACCAGCTGCAGGACGGATCGGCTGCCATTGCCGCCCGCACCGCCAAGACATTGCAGGAGCTTGGCCTCTCACCGGTGGAAGTCCGGACCGTCACCGTGGCCGGCGCCGGCATGGGACCGGAAGCAGCTGCCAGGGAGGCCCGGCACGCGGCCCTCGAAGCCGCCGCCACGGAACAAGGCGCGGAAGCAGTCCTGCTGGGCCACACCCTCGACGACCAGGCCGAACAGGTGCTGCTGGGCCTGGCCCGCGGCTCCGGGACCCGCTCGCTCGCCGGCATGCGCCCAACCCGAGGCAAACTGCTTCGTCCTTTCCTGGGGCTCCGCCGGGCAGACACGGAGGAGATCTGCGCGGTGGAGGAGCTGGACCCCTGGCACGACCCCACCAACGCCGATCCCGCCTTTGCGAGGTCGCGGACCCGCGTGGAGGTCCTCCCCCACCTTGAGGAAAAACTCGGCCCCGGCGTGGCCGAATCGCTGGCCCGGACCGCCGCCATCCTGCAGCTGGACGCTGACTACCTGGAGGATGTGGCGGAAAGCACCTTCGCATCGCTCGTGGAGCGGGACGACGGCGGGCTGAGCCTGCCGGAGGAGGCGCTGCGCGCCTTGGCCCCGGCCATCCGGTTCCGGGTGATCGCCAAGGCAGCGGCCGACGTCGGCGGGCAGCAGCCCAGCTACCAGCGCCTTTTGGCGGCGGAAGCGCTGCTGCGGCGGCAGGGTTCGGCCGGTCCTGTGGAGCTTCCCGGCGGCGTAAGTGCATACCGGTTGTCGCTGGCGCAGCTGGAGGAATCGAAAGGCAATCCCGGGCCGGCTGCCATCGGGGGCGGCTCTTCTGTTCCCCGCGAACGGGCGCGCTGTGGGAAGCTAGTATTCCGGCCTCAAAAACCGCCCGCAAAATAG